The nucleotide sequence GGGATGTCGTAGTCGAACTCGCACCAGGTGAAGGCGCCGGGGGCGTAAAGGAACTTCAGGCGCGGATCCGAGCGCAGCCCGCGCACGATGAGCACCTGGCGGAAGAGCTCGCGCGCCTGCTGCCAGAAGCAGGCATTCCAGATCGGCAGCTGGTCGTCGTTCTCGTACCCGGTTCCGACCACGGCAACGCCGCAGAGTGTCTTCACCCACTGCGGTGCCCAGTCGTCGCCGCTCACCCAGAGGCGGAGCCAGATCGGGTCGCTACCGGCGAGCTGCGTGTTCCAGGACGGGAAGGTCATGCCGTAGACCGCATCGCTCGTCGTCTGCGAGAACGACCCTTGTGTCGGCTGCAGCTGCCGCCAGGTGAAGTCGGCGACCCGGACGTTCACGTTGAAGCCCGCCGCCGCCTCTTCGGAGAAGAAGCCCGAGTTGGGCGTCGGTGTCACCCACACCGGCAGGCTCCAGTCGTCGCCGGCGACGTCGGTGACAGTGCTTTCCGGAACCGCCCCGGCCTGCGCTTCGAAAAGAAGCAAAAGCGCACACAATGGAAAAAAGACGACGGGTCGGGTGCGAGGCACTCGGGCATCCTACGACCGCCCTAGCGCCGACGATGTGGCCGACTTCACCGTGCCGCTGCAGCCGTACAATGCCTGCATGCGTGCCACTCGGTTTCACAGCAAGGGCGGTCCCGAGGTCTTGCAGCTCGATGAGATTCCGACTCCCGTTCCGGATGCGGGAGAAGTTCGCATCGCGTTGCGCTTCGCCGGGGTGAACTTCATCGACACCTACTTCCGAAGCGGGCTCTACGATGCGGGGCCGTTGCCGGCGCGCGTCGGCAAGGAGGGCTCGGGGGTGGTGACCGCCGTCGGCGATGGAGTCGAGTCGCCCCGGGTCGGCGACCGGGTCGCCTTCTGGGATGCCACCGGAAGCTACGCCGACGAGGTCCTGCTGCCGGCGGCGCGGGCGCTGGCGCTGCCCGAGGCGCTTTCGTTCGAGCTCGGGGCGGCGCTGCCGCTGCAGGGGATGACGGCGCACTATCTGGTGCACGGCATTCGGCCGGTGGTTTCCGGCGATACGGTGCTGGTTCACGCTGCAGCGGGCGGTGTGGGGCTCCTCGCTTGCCAGCTCGCCAAGCGCGCCGGGGCGCGCATCTTCGGCACCTGCTCGACGCCGGAGAAGGCTGCGCTCGCGCGCGCTGCCGGGTGCGACGAAGTGATCCTCTACACCGAGACGAGCTTCGCCGACGCGGTGCTCGCGGGAACCTCGGGCAAGGGTGTGGACCTGACGATCGACGGCGTCGGGCAAACGACCTTTCTCGACAGTGTGCGGGCGACGCGCGTGCGAGGGACCGTGATCGTCTTCGGCCAGTCGAGCGGGATGATTGCGCCGTTCTCGCCCCGCCCGGTCCTCGGCAGCCGGACGCTCGTTTCGGCCTCACTCTTCGACTACGCCCGCACCCCCGAGGAGCTCGCCCTGCGCAGCCGCTTCGTCTTCGATCTCGCCGCCACTGGCTCCCTCGACGTCCGCATCGACAGCACCTTCCCCTTAGCCTCCGCCGCCGACGCTCACCGCCGCCTCGAGAGCCGGGCGACTACGGGGAAGCTGCTGATCGAGATCGGCTGAGACCGAACCGAGGCCGCTTCGACTCCGGCTGGCGCGGGCTGTTCCACTCGGACGCCTCCGCTGTCTCACCCCCAAGATGCACTTACAGGAGGTTTGACGATGGATCCAATCCGGCAGCGATGCCGCGCCGTCTCGCTCTTCACCCCGCTCGCGCTCGCGGGAGTAATGGCCGCGATGGCCGCAGAAGGCCCGTCCGGCCCGCTGAGCCTCGACGCCCGTGTGCGCTGCCAGGAGACCATCGAGCAGGTTTACTGGAAGCACCGCTCCCCCAATCCCGAGACCTCGTTCGCGCAAGCCGTGCCGCAAGACCTGCTACGGCATCGAGCCCAGGATGTCGTCCTGAAGTCCGCCGCGCTGCGCGAGCTCTGGCAGGTGACGGTTTCGCCGCGGCAGGTGCAGGCGGAG is from Thermoanaerobaculia bacterium and encodes:
- a CDS encoding quinone oxidoreductase, translated to MRATRFHSKGGPEVLQLDEIPTPVPDAGEVRIALRFAGVNFIDTYFRSGLYDAGPLPARVGKEGSGVVTAVGDGVESPRVGDRVAFWDATGSYADEVLLPAARALALPEALSFELGAALPLQGMTAHYLVHGIRPVVSGDTVLVHAAAGGVGLLACQLAKRAGARIFGTCSTPEKAALARAAGCDEVILYTETSFADAVLAGTSGKGVDLTIDGVGQTTFLDSVRATRVRGTVIVFGQSSGMIAPFSPRPVLGSRTLVSASLFDYARTPEELALRSRFVFDLAATGSLDVRIDSTFPLASAADAHRRLESRATTGKLLIEIG